A single Drosophila miranda strain MSH22 chromosome XR, D.miranda_PacBio2.1, whole genome shotgun sequence DNA region contains:
- the LOC108152882 gene encoding protein sprouty: protein MDRRNGGDPLAPPRPPKLLPRVHRPRAPEPTALSGVQGGASVASTAATTAAIHNNNSQQQQLSINATTTAIATATTINNNTISIIPASPISADYDSDYQIHHLTFLPQRPSSLSRNSSNASSSTATATSSSTGTGTGTGSGSISVSGSSFRRRPPAPAPLLSLASAAENNNFLSHFQTSADQPVPQSPVTLAQPRPESERLTNEYVDTPLQHATRMQHPAGQQDNGQTTTHHLLLLPQRQQHHQHLQHLQHPHPHQHSHHHQQSSFGQQHQQQPPHVRLGATTAATTATQGGAGAGGIDHTDGLLHSHLHSTTPAQQQQHHLSKGQPATKPRLGLGLGLGLGLGLGLSQQPITQPIITKQPTATTPATQTLQSQTQTSKEHMHALEELLQAQPGNGGGGPGPIVMGGDPTLMIPIVCPRCGRCRCEQCQSPRPLPQTWVCNKTCLCSAESIIDYASCLCCAKALFYHCARDNDMDCDDGNGTPCVDNPCSCGPYKRTQRWGWLGALSIVLPCLWCYWPMRGCMKLCEKCYGRFAGRGCRCQGVGGAGGIGSTSSMLPIVPLGVNGANGGLGGGLNGTTNGGQIGGAGMGPLSQANGKAIDHGCSAAASRILRKGDLTPEKRLLDSSPDY, encoded by the coding sequence ATGGATCGCAGAAATGGCGGCGATCCCTTGGCGCCACCCCGGCCCCCGAAGCTATTACCGCGCGTGCATCGACCAAGGGCGCCGGAGCCGACAGCACTAAGTGGTGTCCAGGGAGGAGCATCCGTGGCATCGACAGCAGCAACCACAGCAGCAATCCACAATAATAAttcacagcagcaacaacttaGTATTAACGCAACGACGACAGCGATAGCGACAGCGACGACGATAAATAATAACACGATATCGATAATACCCGCATCACCGATTTCGGCCGATTACGATTCCGATTATCAGATCCATCATCTGACATTTCTGCCACAGCGACCGAGCAGCTTGAgtcgcaacagcagcaacgccTCCTCATCGACAGCGACTGCGACTAGCAGTAGCACGGGAACGGGCACCGGCACGGGCTCGGGCTCCATTTCCGTATCCGGTTCGAGCTTCCGCAGACGGCCGCCAGCACCGGCGCCACTGTTGAGCCTAGCATCCGCGGCGGAGAACAACAACTTCCTTAGTCATTTCCAAACCAGCGCTGATCAACCAGTGCCCCAGTCTCCAGTCACACTGGCGCAACCGCGACCCGAGTCCGAGAGGCTAACGAACGAGTATGTGGACACGCCGCTGCAGCATGCCACGCGCATGCAGCATCCGGCTGGGCAGCAGGACAATGGCCAGACGACAACGCATcatttgctgttgctgccacagcggcagcagcaccaTCAGCATCTGCAGCACCTGCAACACCCACACCCGCACCAGCACtcgcatcatcatcagcaaTCCTCCTTTGgccagcagcatcagcagcagccacctCATGTCCGACTGGGAGCGACGACGGCGGCAACGACGGCGACGCagggaggagcaggagcaggaggaatCGATCATACCGATGGCTTATTACATTCACATTTGCACTCCACAACGCCagcgcaacagcagcagcatcacctAAGCAAAGGACAACCCGCCACAAAGCCtcgactgggactgggactgggcttgggcttgggcctGGGTCTGGGACTGTCGCAGCAGCCCATCACGCAACCCATCATCACCAAGCAGCCGACAGCCACAACACCCGCCACGCAGACGCTTCAGTCGCAGACGCAGACGAGCAAGGAGCACATGCACGCACTGGAGGAGCTGCTGCAGGCCCAGCCCGGCAACGGAGGCGGCGGACCCGGACCCATTGTGATGGGGGGCGATCCCACGCTAATGATACCCATTGTGTGTCCGCGGTGcggccgctgccgctgcgAGCAGTGCCAGAGTCCGCGCCCGCTGCCCCAGACATGGGTCTGCAACAAGACCTGTCTGTGCAGCGCCGAGTCCATCATCGACTATGCCTCCTGCTTGTGCTGCGCCAAGGCGTTGTTCTACCACTGTGCGCGGGACAACGACATGGACTGCGATGACGGCAACGGCACCCCGTGTGTGGACAATCCCTGCTCCTGCGGCCCCTACAAGCGCACCCAGAGATGGGGCTGGCTGGGGGCACTGTCGATTGTGCTGCCATGCCTGTGGTGCTACTGGCCGATGCGGGGATGCATGAAGCTCTGCGAGAAGTGTTACGGGAGGTTTGCGGGCCGCGGATGTCGCTGCCAGGGCGTGGGCGGGGCAGGCGGCATTGGCTCCACCAGCAGCATGCTGCCAATTGTTCCACTGGGCGTCAACGGAGCCAACGGCGGACTCGGCGGCGGCCTCAATGGGACGACCAACGGAGGGCAGATCGGTGGAGCAGGCATGGGACCCTTGAGCCAGGCCAATGGCAAGGCCATTGATCATGGCTGCAGTGCGGCCGCCAGTCGTATCCTTCGCAAGGGCGACCTCACCCCCGAGAAGCGGCTCCTCGACTCCAGTCCGGACTACTAG